From a single Pseudobutyrivibrio xylanivorans genomic region:
- a CDS encoding recombinase family protein: MGKEYGYARVSDKHQKEDRQLIALQGMNISKKNIYVDKQSGKDFNREGYKKLIRKLKPDDVIYVKSIDRLGRNYEDILEQWKMITKEKKADIVVIDNPLLDTRRGKDLMGTFLTDVVLALLSYVAENERVNIRQRQAEGIAAAKAKGIRFGPAPSPLPKNFNKVYRRWRQKEIPLAEAARQCGMPKSTFYDRACKYEIGKE, from the coding sequence ATGGGAAAGGAATATGGATATGCAAGGGTGAGTGACAAGCATCAGAAGGAAGATAGGCAACTCATCGCGCTGCAGGGTATGAATATTTCAAAGAAAAATATCTATGTAGATAAACAGTCTGGAAAGGATTTTAACAGGGAAGGCTATAAAAAGTTGATTAGGAAATTGAAGCCAGACGACGTGATATATGTGAAAAGCATAGACCGGTTGGGGCGCAATTACGAAGACATTTTGGAGCAGTGGAAGATGATAACAAAAGAGAAAAAGGCTGATATTGTTGTAATTGACAATCCACTGTTGGATACCAGACGAGGCAAGGATTTGATGGGCACATTTCTTACAGATGTTGTGCTGGCATTGTTAAGCTATGTGGCAGAAAACGAGAGGGTTAATATTCGACAGCGCCAGGCTGAAGGTATCGCAGCTGCAAAGGCGAAGGGGATTAGGTTTGGACCTGCTCCAAGTCCACTGCCTAAGAATTTCAATAAGGTTTATCGCAGATGGAGGCAAAAGGAGATTCCTTTGGCAGAGGCTGCCAGACAGTGCGGTATGCCGAAATCAACTTTTTATGATAGAGCCTGTAAATATGAGATTGGGAAAGAATGA